The genome window accaagacaacataactgaccactttttaccagtgatacaaatataatttgtcattaaaatgtcattaagtgttaatactctgttaaatagtttttataacagcatcatgaatattcttcagttcataatgtttatttgaccgagtattaataatatttgacatagtattaacacttaatgccaTTTAAATCatggtttaatgtaatgttaacccacaaagctaggtagtttcttaagtttgataattattgtttataatttataacaagttgtgttgtattggtttatgtgtcaagttgtcataacaaagatatctcaaacaatatcatctttgcattaaaaatgacataattaagtaaatgacacttaatggcagttgtcataaatgtgcataaaatcttcttcatgttcatgacacatgtcatgttatgattatgaatgtgcCATGTCGGccttatgcacaccccttcaagtaaagtgttaccaagttttttttacagggcaggggaaagcaaaaggtacgtaaaataaaatgaaagtttctaagcagttgcacacatctaaatgctttttggcattcagaaatagacccagatagatttcagcCTAATAGAGATACTTGCACAGAAtcaccaatttcacatgtattttgtgtattttcaaaatacaaaatactgtatttgtatttaaatacatttttcctcacagtattttgtatttgtatttaaatacatttttcgacacagtattttgtatttgtatttgaaatacatttccatgtatttatgcccatctctgtcGATTGGATAGCTTGTGAATtgaaattgaatcgatctggaacatctgaatcgatacccagccctaccggtttacttaaatggtttgagttgagttaacttttaggttttacagtgtacatatcAGCAATTTTGTgtgtacatatacatatatatatacatatatatatatatatatatatatatatatatatatatatatatatatatatatatatatatatatatatataaatatatatatatatatatatatatatatataaaaatataaaaaaaaaaaaaatatatatatatatatatatatatatatatatatatatatattatatacagtatatagatatatacatgtatatatttgttagaatttgatatactgtatgttttgccatggagtttctgttttataaaGCACTTTTTGAGTCATGCACACTTATTATGGACCGTAATTATTTTCACTTCAGAGTAAACAAGACGAAATTCAATTAAAACCGTTTTAAAACCAGAATGTAATTGTTAAAAATCACTATACTTGATACCAACcaaactatataaataaataaaagtgcaCACGATTAATTTGTTTCAGTTGCCAGTGGTCTTAAGTAAACTAAGTCTGCTCTTGTTCTCCAGATATTTTAATGAGGAAGAAAGAAGGCgttagaaaataaacagggtcaAAGGTGAGGGCATCAAAAATCTACTTAAGGTAATGAGACGAAGGTCGATTCTCTTCATGCGGATTACGCATGACTTGTACGTAAATATAACCTATTCCACACCCACAATTCAAGGCTTTACCTTAACGCTGaccatattttcattttcaagtaTAAAATGATGTTTGGCGAGTTGAGGTCATCTTCGCTTACAGTTACAGGGCAGAGATAATTAGAGCCAGTGCATCTCAAATATGAATATTAAGTTGAAAGTGCTGGCATTCGAAAGAGAAGTGAGGAGACTTCAAAATAGCAAGTCTGAAAAGGTTAACTGCACATAACTAGACTAAGAGTGTGAGATATTAGCAGCTGGCTACATAGAAATGTATTGTGCGATACTTGGTATGTGTACATTAACAGTAACTGGGTTTTCATCTGAAACGAGCagtgaatcttttcaaaatttgcaaaaaagtaAATAGAAAAACCggaggcagctgacttgttgccttgctgcctcatgaggcaatgaatTCGGCGGCATAGGGAAATACATTGaaattctgtttgaaatattAACATAATATGaaatactaatttctcactagaaatgcaatgaaaagttgtaaaagtgaaaatataactttatttacactaaaataTGATCCAGCCGCTTTCTTGGCTGCGACTTTACTTTTTCGAATTCGACCAGGCCCGAGCAATCACATTCcccgcgcgcacacacacagacacacacagacacacacacacacgcacacacacacacacacgcacacacacacacacacacacacacacacacacatagaataggctttatgcccaactgcactacttcctgaacttcagccagctccttgtttcctgtctgccattattggacaagctgattaatccaggtgtgcctgattattgttgttgtgactactgaggtcaggcacacctggattaatcagcttgtccaataatggcagacaggaaacaaggagctggctgaagttcaggaagtagtgcagctgggcataaagcctattgtggGACAAGACGATGAAGGTATATCAGGAGTCAAGAAATAAAGCAAATATTGAATTCTTACGTGATGCCTTCAtgccttggaatgctgcctCCGAAGGCAGCATTTTAAAGATTTCAGACGCAGCTAACATCAGCTGAAACAGCTAGACTATCAGTCACGTGGGTTTTTACGTTCACTACAAATGTATTCACCACtgtttccatctcccattattcgcatttaccctttttcacattcaaacttttttgcgaattaattcattccccaccagccattttttttaaagttgcccgccagcattttttgtgattttttacaaaatgccttccaggaaaattttcttctaaaaatatataaacatacatatatatcaaatgaaagaacagacactctgctttcaaacaaaaaataaataaaaaaacaaaatgggaaagaaacgtTTCATCCTTTCTAtatttttatctgcttataaactcttaaatatgggtttttttctttaaaatttaatttttttcagcaaaaagctgaaataattgcattttatgaaggaattttgttcctttagattcagaacgattatcataACATAtacaaagtttaaaattagtaataacgttttggcttcagttttttgtGGATATGTCGGTATTGCAGATTAGCATAAAAAttaatcaggaacacgtttttttatgcaaatgtttgctcttaattgacaagatcactcgtcaatggcaggtaaagagttaaagtatttttattcGATATTTGGCATTTCCATCACTCGTTTCTTATTAGATAACTCAAAATGTGCACAAAATCAGTGTGATGGAAACACATTTAATGAGATTTATATACAGTAGCTAGCTTATGGATTCATATAGGTTTTTCTCATATCTCTGGGATCACATAATAGCTCTGAGACTGGAttaacacatacagtacatcttTACAAATTAACATAAACACATACTGGACTTATTTCCAGTTTAGAGAGATTAAAAGCGCTGGCTTATGACTCTGGGTTTAAATGCTAACCCTGTGTTACCTTAAACAATGACCTTgcaatacaatgcagttttGATGTATTTAGATTGATTGATAACAGCACTACGTGCCTTAAACTTTCAgaaggttttttttttcaaaaaatggtcccaagctttCACtgaggcagtaccctttaaaagggtcctaatatgtaccatttaggtaaaaatatgtatacatttggtactaatatgtacctttgcaGTACCTTTGAGGTATTATATGCACCTTTTGGTACCCCAATAATATGTACccttaaggtactaatatgaactctttaggtgtgCTTTTTGAAAGGTACCAGCCTTAGTGATAACCAAGTCCCATATTTCTGACAGCTTACCCTAAAACCTACCTTCTGGAGTCACTGTTTTCCACGGGTTGGGTGGGTACATGAAAGCAGCATTTTGAATTTGGTCATGGATGTCTTCATCCTCATTAAAGGGGAACGTTCCACTGAGACTAACATAGACGATGACACCCACGGACCACATGTCCAGCGAGCGGTTGTAGCCCTTGTTTCGAAGCACCTCCGGTGCGAGGTACGCCGGCGTGCCCACTACAGAACGCCTGAAAGACTTCTCTCCGATAATTCGCGCGAAACCGAAATCGCACAGCTTCACCTGCAAGACAAACCAATGAACAATGAGCATTAGAAAAAACAGACACCTGGAGTCTAATACTAAACTAGGACTGAGATGCACAAAAGACCCCAAAAAACATGCTTTTAACACCACAGACGCCATAATAATCAGTTGTCAGGGTCTGTACGAAAGTCAAGTGAAATTATCACCCAGTTGGATGTGGTTACAATGTATCTCCTGCTGATCTACATTTTCCACCTTCGAAACATTTCCTTAAGAACAGCAACAAGCACCTGAGCCGATAAAAGCCGAGTTGAAACGTTGACAGCTCGAGTTCTGGCGTCCTTTCCGGGAAATATTTGTAAAACGGCTTGTTTAGCATTCGTCCGAAATGTTTGTCTGAACGGTGAGTCACCTTTGTGCTCGACGACATCTTGCTCGGCAGACGCGAGAAACAATGGGAGGATAATTTAGAAATCTTTCATTAAAatgtagacacacacacaaccctCGAGCGCGCTATAATTACCCTCTTTTATTCTTGTGCATTTACAAAAACAGATCCATTTAGTCATCATTTTGGTGTGGCCTCGCTTCATTCACGTATTTCCTTTTCTTTTGTTGGGATTTTACTCACTTGTGGAAAAGAGTCAGACGAGGCTAACAAAACATTCTCGGGTTTGAGGTCACAGTGAACGATGTTTTTGAAGTGAAGGTGACGAAGTGCCACCAGAATCTGAAAATGGATCGAAACAGTAGCGGTTACAATGCAGAATGACGTAAATGAAATTTTTTGTATTATGCGTATATTGTATTTGATTTGTAACACTGCAGTCAAGAGTGTCTGGCAAGATGCCGGCGCGAGACGCACCTGCGTGACAAGAAACTTGGTGATGCGTTCTGGCAGCCTCCCCTTCTCACTTGACAGTATCATCTCTAACATGTCGCCATGGAGCTTTTCCATGACAACAAAGACACGCTCCGGTGTCTCGAACATGCACTCCAGGTTGACGATTCCAGGATGATGGAGGTTCTGCGGGAGACGGATATGACATCTATATTAAGTATGCATAATGTGCATAATGATAAATATCTTGTTTATCATGTAGCTCTACCTGAAGGATGGCAACCTCGTTGCGCAGTTGGCTCTCCTGCTTGGTTGGGAAACGTAACTTATCTATGATCTTGATGGCAACATCTCTGCCTGTTTTCCTGTGTTTTCCTGCGATATACCAGAAATTACTATATATTGAATATGCACCTGTGTTATCTAAATacagtaacgtaagcattataCATATATTCAACACTATTGCACATCCTCACCTGAtcaaaaaaaatgcactgtactgtAAATAGACAAATCTGCATTACCTCCATATACAATGCCAAACTGCCCAGAGCCAAGTACTTCATCTGGGAATATTTGATACACGGTGCTAATATCCTGTaagataaacagaaaaaaatgtatgtttttcttTTCCCAAAGCTTATATACATCGGATTGCTTTTGATTTTGTACAGTAACAATGCATGATTTCAGACCAGTAGCCTAAAGAGCTATTTCCACATCTCACTAGGACTGTGTCAGAGAGACTCGGGTAACCATGGCAACCCCATGGCCGAGCAGGTAATCAAAATAATCTCCAATAGAGGCATTGTGTGTTTATATCACACTGAAATTCAAGGTTGCAGGTATAGGCAGGCTCAGTAGGATCTTTTCATACGAAAGCAAAGCTTGATATAGGGGAAAAGAATATACGGTATATCTTTTAATATGTCTTTGCAAATAGCAAAATGTTTACCACGTTCTCCTGGATCTGGCAGTTGGATACAGAGATGCTAATGGAGACCTCCTCTGTTGGTTAATAAAACAGAAGTGTGACTCATTAAAGCTCTTTCATATCGAACGTTGCATCCACATATTTACACCTTTGCTAATTTAATCTACCTTAACAAATTTGAACTACTGGAAcacacaaatataaacattacatttttttaaaacttggCAAATCAAATTAGAAATTCACCTGTGCAGTATTGATGTTTGGCACATCACTGTCACGTTAAAGCCACCTAATATTTTTTTGGTTTCGTCTAAATGATGCcaatgaaaaaacatatatgCTGCTCATTTAGCGTTTGCTCAATCAAATTGTGttttttctaaaagtatatAACTTATGAAATAGTTTCGGTTTTGTATAATCAACAGCATGCTATAGACAGAGTGGGAActtaatatatgaagagtttggttccaaaacgcaataaatccattttgacaaatttcggtaaaaacgtgttttctatagaaagtgacaagatgaaaacaactattttctgttacaaactttcacatagcatctttaggttataaaaacataaaaaattcaaatccataacttgattttcaaagattgattataaaaacggattattttttccacaaaatgcaataaatccatgacaagtttttattcaaaatgctataaatctattgaatcaatagcctatataaatgtgcatttatctttgccatgttatattcatttagttgaacagttgtacacactaattaaaaatataaacattaatgtcattaatcaaaacacttactttgtcatattaagaacactgtcattgctgcggttatacttgacgtcgtcgcttaatgtttttcacagcaatcagctgtaaaatgttttggtcctgctcgattttcgctgactttgagtaaaattatgtaaagttttgatcccctggggtcaatgtgtaatcatgacagaaacttgatgctgtcggcccgggcaaacaagcacccgtctcccgagtgcttcttgcgtaaattattagatgttgatggcttacgtttctttcccatcacagaaaaccatcacaggtttatcaatgctattaaagtattattttgtttttgtttgtttgttgatcacgaagaacaaagtagatgaggaaaactaggattccgtgtacttaacgcgccgccattgtttgtttacattgcgtgaggTGCGCTGTAATCTTTGgagtggatttatggcattctgtagaaaagggggagtggcgtttattgcattttgggaaaaaagggagaaaagatgacagaataacacggtggatattggattttgggtaaaattaagaatttacttttcaatactgacctgatataatactgattctggcagtaactaatttttttcaaaaatggcgtttattgcgttctggaaccaaactcttcatatatacagtGGGTAAAATAAGTATTGAATACGTCACGATTTTTCTTAGTTAACATATTTCTAAAGGTGCTATTGAGATGAAATTTTCACCAGATGTCGGTAAAAACCCATCCATTCCACACATTCAAAGAAATCAAACTCTAGATGtccatatgaagagtttggttccaaaatgcaataaacgccattttaaaattctttattacaacaaattcttaattttacccaaaatccaatatccgccgtgttattctgtcatcttttctccctttttttcccaaaatgcaataaacgccactcctccttttttacagaatgccataaatccgctccacagattacagcgcaccattcacgcaatgtaaacaaacaatggcggcgcgttgagtacaccgaatcctagttttcctcatctactttgtacttcgtgatcaacaaacaaacaaaaacaaaataatactttaatagcattgataaacctgttttctgtgacgggaaagaaacgtaagccatcaacatctaataatttacgcaagaggcactcgggagacgggtgcttgtttgccagggccgacagcatcaagtttctgtcatgataacacattgaccccaagggatcttatgaaaaacttttcataattttactcaaagtcaatgaaaatcgagcaggacaaaaacattatgaaatgtgaaaaacgttaagcgacgacgtcaagtataaccgcagcaatgacagtgttcttaatatgacaaagtgttttgattattaacattaatgtttataattttaattagtgtgtacaactagtcaactaaatgaatataacatggcaaagatgaatgcacatttatataggctattgattcaatagatttatagcattttgaataaaaacttgtcatggatttattgcattttgtggaaaaaataatcaatttttataataaatctttgaaaatccaGTTATggattttgaattttttatgtttttataacctaaagatgctatgtgaaagtttgtaacagaaaatagttgttttcatcttgtcactttcttggtatagaaaacacgtttttaccgaaaattgtcaaaatggatttattgcgttttggaaccaaactcttcatatatagacCGTTTAATACACTATCTTAACCTTGCCAGTCTAATTATTGTCAAAACTTTATTATTGCCAATTAATGTCAAAACTGCATTTCATATAAGATTGCATTAATGTGTAAACAAGATGCAATGTGAGTACtttacagagagagagagagagagagagagagagagagagagagagagagagatggcttaatatttttaagtgacATAATTTGATGAATAACTAAAGCTTTGCATAATAATTGTTTGCCTGCTGTTAATATGATGGATTCCTGGCATTTTCTTAAGTTAATGCATTGTTTATTGAATGTCAGTGCTTTCTATTTTCATTAGAAATGAAATGTTGACATGAATTGTT of Misgurnus anguillicaudatus unplaced genomic scaffold, ASM2758022v2 HiC_scaffold_34, whole genome shotgun sequence contains these proteins:
- the LOC141363398 gene encoding serine/threonine-protein kinase D1-like; translation: MRVVQSVKHTKRKSSNVMKEGWLVHFTSKDTLRKRHYWRLDSKCITLFQNDTGSKYYKEIPLSEMLSLEPAKTFNLLPEGANPHCFEIATTSLVYYVGENLARADVGTSGYGSNVLVSGVGQDVARMWEMAIQHALMPVIAKGISHGGHHSYHKEVSISISVSNCQIQENVDISTVYQIFPDEVLGSGQFGIVYGGKHRKTGRDVAIKIIDKLRFPTKQESQLRNEVAILQNLHHPGIVNLECMFETPERVFVVMEKLHGDMLEMILSSEKGRLPERITKFLVTQILVALRHLHFKNIVHCDLKPENVLLASSDSFPQVKLCDFGFARIIGEKSFRRSVVGTPAYLAPEVLRNKGYNRSLDMWSVGVIVYVSLSGTFPFNEDEDIHDQIQNAAFMYPPNPWKTVTPEAIDLINNLLQVKMRKRYSVDKSLSHPWLQDYQMWLDLRTLECKMLERYITHESDDLRWEHFAEQNGLQYPAHLINPHANVSEEAESDEAVMSMLSDRVSVL